A DNA window from Bdellovibrio sp. BCCA contains the following coding sequences:
- a CDS encoding class I SAM-dependent rRNA methyltransferase has translation MNSAAVTFEEPVLAIELKRDVTKHLKRGHRWIFANCFDEGRPPKSGIHLLVYKGEALALGIWQGDTQLRFRVLVLADEPIFRRNNVKRTLELYFDSQWRKAVEIRKTFDLSITNSFRLINGEGDGLPGLIVDVYNDTAVIKHDHAIMEKTWNAKVIAEKIRADFPQVKCVYLKRRNDVEEKGVNIVGTLAPEVQFLENGVLFASNIRDAAKTGFFLDQRDNRKMIQHFAKGKTVLNLFSYTGGFSLFAAKGGAKEVTSVDIAKVAIQAVARNFEINGFKTAHTDIATDAFAFLEQQNVEKKKYDLVITDPPSFAPNEKSVEQAKAAYTKVFSNSIKLVNSEGLFAASSCSSHISTKEFIDICQEAFSKARKKGTLVYLGGQPVDHPYPLAMEELRYLKFALFRLD, from the coding sequence ATGAACTCTGCGGCTGTCACATTTGAAGAACCCGTTTTGGCCATCGAGCTTAAAAGGGACGTCACAAAGCACCTTAAAAGAGGGCACCGTTGGATCTTTGCCAATTGTTTTGACGAAGGACGCCCGCCTAAGTCGGGGATTCATCTTTTGGTTTATAAAGGCGAGGCGCTTGCCTTGGGAATCTGGCAGGGTGACACGCAATTGCGCTTCCGCGTTTTGGTTTTGGCGGATGAGCCTATTTTTAGACGCAATAACGTGAAAAGAACCTTGGAGCTTTACTTCGACAGCCAATGGCGCAAGGCCGTTGAGATTCGTAAGACCTTTGATTTATCCATCACAAATTCTTTCCGTCTTATTAACGGCGAAGGGGATGGCCTTCCTGGTTTGATCGTGGATGTTTACAACGATACAGCTGTGATTAAGCATGACCATGCCATCATGGAAAAAACTTGGAATGCAAAAGTAATCGCTGAAAAAATTCGGGCCGACTTTCCTCAGGTGAAATGCGTGTATCTAAAACGCCGTAACGACGTCGAAGAAAAAGGCGTCAACATCGTTGGAACCTTAGCACCTGAAGTGCAATTTCTTGAAAATGGCGTGTTGTTCGCATCAAACATTCGCGATGCCGCTAAGACAGGTTTCTTTTTAGATCAAAGAGACAACCGGAAGATGATCCAGCACTTTGCCAAGGGAAAAACGGTCCTAAATCTTTTTAGTTATACGGGCGGGTTTTCTCTTTTCGCTGCAAAGGGCGGAGCCAAAGAAGTGACCAGCGTTGATATTGCCAAGGTTGCCATTCAAGCGGTCGCTCGCAATTTTGAAATCAACGGCTTCAAAACTGCACACACTGATATTGCGACGGACGCTTTTGCTTTTCTTGAACAGCAAAACGTAGAAAAGAAAAAATATGATCTTGTGATCACGGATCCTCCCAGCTTTGCGCCGAATGAAAAATCCGTGGAACAAGCGAAAGCCGCTTACACCAAGGTCTTTTCAAATTCGATTAAGCTTGTAAACTCTGAGGGCTTATTCGCCGCGAGTTCTTGCTCAAGTCATATCTCAACCAAAGAGTTCATCGATATCTGCCAGGAAGCCTTCTCGAAAGCGCGTAAGAAGGGAACCTTGGTTTATCTGGGCGGACAACCTGTGGATCACCCTTATCCATTGGCTATGGAAGAGCTTCGTTATCTGAAGTTTGCGCTCTTCCGTTTGGATTAA
- a CDS encoding chorismate mutase: protein METIASLRQEIDQVHKELHDLLLRRRDLTMAVWKIKKEQGLPFYSPEREEQILKDFVNLGTGPSKDPLFEELLKNVMESILREYQTYLNAKYPLK, encoded by the coding sequence GTGGAAACCATTGCCAGTCTTCGTCAGGAAATTGATCAGGTTCATAAAGAGTTGCATGACTTGCTTCTGCGCCGTCGTGATTTGACGATGGCAGTATGGAAAATCAAGAAAGAGCAAGGTCTGCCGTTTTATAGCCCTGAACGGGAAGAGCAGATTCTAAAAGACTTCGTGAACTTGGGAACGGGACCGTCCAAAGACCCATTATTTGAGGAACTTCTTAAGAATGTGATGGAGTCTATTCTTAGAGAGTATCAGACGTATTTAAACGCCAAATATCCGCTAAAATAA
- a CDS encoding U32 family peptidase produces MENQNLKRPELLLPVGTKEMAMAAIHNGADAIFMGVPGFNARGRSYDFQIEEVKEIIDTCHLYGVKVNLAFNILIFQNELHKAAETLEKILPLKPDAFIVQDLGLVRMIRQMAPHQRVHASTQMSISNAEAIQWLDDLGIQRFVLARENSIKEIQAIKQNTSKEIEVFVHGALCVSYSGQCFTSEGIGGRSANRGQCAQSCRFNYEMHVDGEKRDLNGKSFLVSPQDLCGINEVPSLLEAGVDCFKIEGRLKTPEYVATAARSFDEAITTAQKNHILTNPILLKKQMATAFSRGFYSGWFHGVNHQELVEGTFSAHRGFEFGKISRVNGNSLEVEITEENVAQGLKADFIKAGDGVLWVYNDRNGQSVEKGGFVFAVKTLNPRRFELEFSRDIAMDGLYLGARVFYNHDKDLKKDVALSVEDKQRKKRVPVFIRAEASLDQPLKVEYSDGKNTVTAYSENVCEAAKSKGLNSLDLREELFALMGSPFRGEGFSCELDNATPLFLPHRQIKELRQQLVKELTELRIQNGRAPEIGSATQMGSWIENKKASQKEASGVKLNLLLREKAQVEDVANAIKAGTLSTESLNLVILDFEFGLDFEPSLNLLREQDLKVAIATTRILKPNEHRNIKHLLNLNPDAILARNLGAVQYLQANAYQGQILGDFSLNVTNHLTAQYLLDKGLSSLCLGYDLNHLQVSELIQAGQADRFEVTAYQYMPSFHMEHCVFAAFLSKGSSFKDCGKPCEKHQVKLKDQFGNWHQIKPDQECRNTMFNATSQSAARFIKEWESLGLGYIRYEALKERETELIAKIQGHLDFINGKKDLESLIKDLGNVESYGLSESHFQREKEYQSRKK; encoded by the coding sequence ATGGAAAATCAAAATTTGAAGCGTCCCGAACTGTTGCTCCCCGTAGGTACAAAAGAAATGGCTATGGCTGCCATTCACAATGGTGCCGATGCCATTTTCATGGGAGTTCCAGGATTCAATGCCCGCGGTCGCAGTTACGACTTTCAAATTGAAGAGGTCAAAGAGATCATCGATACCTGCCATCTTTACGGCGTGAAAGTAAACCTGGCTTTCAATATTTTAATTTTCCAAAACGAGCTTCACAAAGCAGCCGAAACCCTTGAAAAAATTCTTCCTTTAAAACCAGACGCCTTCATCGTTCAAGACCTCGGCTTGGTGCGAATGATTCGCCAAATGGCTCCGCATCAACGTGTTCACGCTTCCACGCAAATGAGTATCAGCAATGCCGAAGCTATTCAGTGGTTGGACGATTTGGGTATTCAGCGTTTCGTTTTAGCGCGTGAAAACTCCATCAAAGAAATTCAAGCGATCAAACAAAATACCAGCAAAGAAATCGAAGTCTTTGTTCACGGTGCTTTGTGCGTGAGCTACTCAGGACAATGTTTTACTTCTGAAGGTATCGGCGGTCGTTCTGCCAATCGCGGTCAGTGTGCGCAAAGCTGTCGCTTCAATTATGAAATGCACGTTGATGGTGAAAAGCGCGACCTTAATGGAAAATCGTTCCTAGTTTCTCCTCAAGATCTTTGTGGAATCAACGAAGTTCCAAGCCTCTTAGAGGCTGGTGTTGATTGCTTTAAAATCGAAGGCCGCTTAAAAACTCCTGAATATGTAGCAACAGCGGCTCGCAGCTTTGACGAAGCGATTACGACAGCTCAAAAAAATCATATTCTTACAAATCCGATTCTTTTAAAAAAGCAAATGGCCACGGCATTTTCTCGCGGCTTTTACAGCGGTTGGTTCCATGGCGTGAATCACCAAGAATTGGTCGAGGGAACTTTCAGTGCACATAGAGGTTTTGAGTTCGGAAAAATCTCGCGCGTGAACGGCAACTCTTTAGAAGTGGAAATCACGGAAGAGAATGTCGCGCAAGGTTTGAAGGCTGATTTCATCAAAGCCGGTGATGGTGTTCTTTGGGTCTACAATGATCGTAACGGACAAAGTGTTGAAAAAGGCGGATTCGTTTTCGCCGTAAAAACATTGAATCCCCGTCGTTTTGAATTGGAATTCTCCCGTGACATCGCGATGGATGGTTTGTACTTGGGTGCCCGTGTTTTCTATAATCACGATAAAGATCTTAAAAAAGATGTCGCTTTGAGCGTTGAAGACAAACAAAGAAAAAAACGCGTGCCTGTGTTCATTCGCGCCGAAGCTTCCTTGGATCAACCTCTGAAGGTCGAATACTCTGATGGCAAAAACACCGTCACTGCTTATTCTGAAAACGTTTGTGAAGCCGCAAAAAGCAAAGGACTGAACTCTCTTGATTTGCGCGAAGAGCTTTTTGCTTTGATGGGAAGTCCGTTCCGTGGTGAAGGCTTTTCTTGCGAGTTGGACAATGCAACTCCTCTGTTTTTACCTCACCGCCAGATCAAAGAATTGCGCCAACAGCTTGTTAAAGAATTGACGGAGCTGCGTATTCAAAACGGTAGAGCGCCAGAAATTGGTTCTGCCACCCAAATGGGTTCGTGGATTGAAAATAAAAAAGCATCACAAAAAGAAGCTTCTGGGGTGAAGCTAAATCTTCTCTTGCGTGAAAAAGCGCAAGTTGAAGATGTGGCGAATGCGATCAAAGCGGGAACGCTTAGCACTGAAAGTTTGAATCTCGTTATTTTGGATTTCGAATTCGGTCTTGATTTCGAACCAAGTCTAAATCTTTTAAGAGAACAAGATTTGAAAGTTGCTATCGCAACAACACGTATCTTAAAACCAAATGAGCACCGTAATATCAAACACCTTTTGAATCTCAATCCCGATGCGATTCTTGCGCGCAATTTAGGTGCTGTTCAGTACCTGCAAGCCAATGCTTATCAGGGTCAGATCTTAGGTGATTTCAGCTTAAACGTCACTAATCATCTAACAGCTCAGTATCTGCTTGATAAGGGACTTTCAAGTCTGTGCTTGGGTTATGATCTTAACCACTTGCAAGTCAGTGAGTTGATTCAAGCCGGTCAAGCTGATCGTTTTGAAGTCACTGCTTATCAATACATGCCAAGCTTCCACATGGAGCATTGTGTGTTCGCGGCGTTCTTAAGCAAAGGCTCCAGCTTCAAAGATTGTGGCAAGCCTTGTGAAAAACATCAGGTAAAACTCAAAGATCAGTTCGGCAACTGGCATCAAATTAAACCCGATCAAGAGTGTCGCAACACCATGTTCAACGCCACTTCTCAGTCGGCAGCTCGTTTCATTAAAGAATGGGAATCGCTGGGTCTGGGTTACATCCGCTATGAAGCTTTGAAGGAACGCGAGACGGAACTCATTGCAAAAATCCAAGGACACTTGGACTTTATCAACGGCAAAAAGGATTTGGAATCATTGATCAAAGACCTTGGAAACGTTGAAAGTTACGGTCTTTCTGAAAGTCATTTTCAAAGAGAAAAAGAATATCAAAGTCGTAAGAAATAA
- a CDS encoding M4 family metallopeptidase, whose amino-acid sequence MFKKFVATALVACFAVPAMARPQIRIFYSLPWYPTGVEVIKDGEDTSRLLVRQAIKNSSSHKDAYKTLVTTTDFFETQFGRRSYDGQNSEILATVGLGKINIIPVFSAFKQNAAWASGLNRFLFGAGGSVLDNFEKHIDVVAHEYTHAIVDTSSRLKYEGEAGALNESFADVFGEMAEVYSGRSTQKWLIGENVLTENGKRQFSQKEGRTIVALRDMMNPERGLDKQPSHVSQIPKEMGPGCVPSSGNDNCGVHMLSGIPNKASALMVEALGWEKMKGIFYTVMTQKLTPDAQFQDYAREMLNTCAERLSPQECNAVFESLRAVGLR is encoded by the coding sequence GTGTTTAAAAAGTTTGTAGCGACGGCTTTAGTTGCGTGTTTTGCAGTGCCTGCAATGGCTCGCCCGCAAATTCGCATTTTCTATTCTCTTCCTTGGTATCCAACAGGTGTTGAGGTTATTAAAGACGGTGAGGATACATCTCGTTTGCTTGTTCGTCAGGCGATTAAAAACTCTTCGTCACACAAAGATGCTTATAAGACACTCGTCACGACAACGGATTTTTTTGAAACGCAGTTTGGCCGTCGCAGTTATGATGGACAAAACTCTGAAATTTTAGCCACGGTAGGGCTTGGCAAAATCAATATCATTCCTGTTTTTAGCGCCTTTAAACAAAATGCAGCGTGGGCTTCAGGCTTAAACCGTTTCCTTTTCGGTGCCGGCGGCTCTGTTCTTGATAATTTTGAAAAACACATCGACGTGGTTGCGCACGAATACACTCATGCCATCGTGGATACATCTTCTCGTTTAAAATACGAGGGTGAAGCGGGAGCTTTGAATGAAAGTTTCGCGGACGTATTCGGAGAAATGGCTGAAGTTTATTCGGGTCGTTCCACTCAAAAATGGTTGATCGGTGAAAACGTTTTGACTGAAAACGGCAAACGTCAATTCAGTCAAAAAGAAGGTCGCACGATCGTAGCGTTGCGTGACATGATGAATCCTGAGAGAGGTTTGGATAAACAGCCTTCTCATGTGTCGCAAATTCCAAAAGAAATGGGACCTGGTTGTGTTCCTTCTTCTGGCAATGACAACTGCGGCGTTCACATGCTTAGTGGTATTCCAAACAAGGCTTCGGCTTTGATGGTAGAAGCTTTGGGTTGGGAAAAGATGAAAGGTATTTTCTATACCGTCATGACTCAGAAGCTTACGCCAGATGCGCAATTCCAAGATTATGCGCGTGAGATGCTTAATACTTGTGCGGAGCGCTTAAGTCCTCAAGAGTGCAACGCTGTTTTTGAATCCCTTCGTGCGGTTGGACTGCGCTAG
- a CDS encoding thiamine pyrophosphate-dependent dehydrogenase E1 component subunit alpha, with the protein MSKKTTVKAGSKPSAKKAAKPTAKAATKTSKKVTTKADNFGGLSEEILLRMHDLMVKSRVLEERLIKIYKAGEAYFWIGGPGEEAFGVPLGMLANKGQGLAHDWFHLHYRCTPTLLALGMTMIDSIRLIMNRSTDPSTGGRNFANHYCFPQWNVAPVTSPIEVQYPIACGTAHAQKRFGKKAISIVTGGDAGTAEGDFASALILASRKGQELPILITVQNNKFGISTPFEGQHGETNIADRARAFNIRSRVINGNDPVESYLAMQEEMEYIRKTGKPSFIEAHVTRLYGHSSADGANKKTHMFDPVFEFENRLIKAGIISEKAAKKIWEIYEEEGVLAQEKVRQEPSPTSESVWDHVFVGNENADWRKF; encoded by the coding sequence ATGTCGAAAAAGACCACTGTGAAAGCAGGGAGCAAGCCGTCTGCGAAAAAAGCAGCGAAGCCCACTGCGAAGGCAGCTACGAAGACTTCTAAAAAAGTAACAACTAAAGCAGATAACTTTGGCGGACTCTCTGAAGAGATCTTGCTTCGCATGCATGACTTGATGGTGAAATCGCGCGTGCTTGAAGAGCGTCTGATTAAAATCTACAAAGCCGGTGAAGCGTATTTCTGGATCGGTGGACCGGGCGAAGAAGCTTTCGGTGTGCCACTCGGAATGCTTGCGAACAAAGGTCAAGGCCTTGCTCATGATTGGTTCCACTTGCACTATCGTTGTACGCCAACGTTGTTGGCTCTTGGTATGACGATGATTGATTCTATTCGTTTGATCATGAATAGATCCACAGACCCTTCAACGGGTGGTCGTAACTTTGCCAACCACTATTGCTTCCCGCAATGGAACGTGGCTCCTGTAACTTCTCCTATCGAAGTTCAATATCCGATTGCTTGCGGAACGGCTCACGCGCAAAAACGTTTCGGTAAAAAAGCGATTTCGATTGTGACTGGCGGTGATGCCGGAACTGCGGAAGGTGATTTCGCTTCGGCATTGATCTTGGCGTCTCGTAAAGGCCAAGAGTTGCCAATTCTCATTACTGTTCAAAATAATAAATTCGGTATCTCAACTCCGTTTGAAGGACAACACGGTGAAACGAACATCGCGGACCGTGCGAGAGCTTTCAATATTCGTTCACGCGTGATCAACGGTAACGATCCTGTTGAATCTTACTTGGCGATGCAAGAAGAGATGGAATACATCCGCAAAACTGGAAAGCCTTCGTTTATCGAAGCGCACGTGACTCGTTTGTACGGTCACTCTTCAGCAGATGGTGCGAATAAAAAAACTCATATGTTTGATCCTGTCTTCGAATTTGAAAACAGATTGATCAAAGCGGGTATCATTTCTGAAAAAGCCGCGAAGAAAATCTGGGAAATCTATGAAGAAGAAGGAGTCTTGGCGCAAGAGAAAGTTCGTCAAGAACCGTCACCAACTTCGGAATCTGTTTGGGATCATGTATTCGTCGGCAATGAAAATGCAGACTGGAGGAAATTCTAA
- a CDS encoding alpha-ketoacid dehydrogenase subunit beta → MASVAQAIRMALHYGEKNLGVKDIFGQDVGAPLGGVFTATQGLKNAWNSPLDERGIIGMAMGIAMTGDRCVAEIQFADYIFNTIDLLKIAGNTLWCTNGQVELPMVVMTPVGAGIFGSVYHSHSFDAWASRLPGWKIVMPSNPLDAYGLMLSAIKDPNPVLYLKSKALMRHKGDELIPGEPVDEKELKAMIDKPVQNAEGWKPRWPDLEEYMVPIGKGKITHSGEHITVVTYSRMVHLCDEVAAKLAQEGISVEVIDLRSIYPYDWQLIKSSIEKTGRVLFVNEDTEVTNFGEHLAYRATQELFYQLMARPRVLAGKNLPGIGLHPNLEKNSVPQLTDIELAIREVVAEVP, encoded by the coding sequence ATGGCGAGTGTAGCACAGGCTATCAGAATGGCCCTTCACTACGGTGAAAAAAATCTTGGTGTTAAAGACATCTTTGGACAAGACGTAGGCGCACCTCTTGGTGGTGTATTTACGGCGACTCAAGGTCTTAAAAATGCGTGGAACTCTCCGCTTGATGAACGCGGTATCATCGGTATGGCGATGGGTATTGCGATGACGGGCGACCGTTGTGTAGCTGAGATCCAATTTGCGGATTATATCTTCAATACAATTGATCTACTAAAAATTGCCGGAAACACTTTGTGGTGTACAAACGGCCAAGTCGAACTTCCGATGGTGGTGATGACTCCTGTAGGGGCGGGAATTTTTGGTTCCGTTTATCACTCTCATTCGTTTGATGCTTGGGCTTCTCGTCTTCCAGGTTGGAAAATCGTGATGCCTTCAAATCCTTTGGATGCTTACGGCTTGATGCTTTCTGCGATCAAAGATCCAAATCCTGTTTTGTATCTAAAATCGAAAGCTTTGATGCGCCATAAAGGTGATGAACTCATCCCTGGTGAACCAGTTGATGAAAAAGAATTAAAAGCGATGATTGATAAGCCGGTGCAAAATGCAGAAGGCTGGAAGCCTCGTTGGCCAGATCTTGAAGAGTACATGGTGCCAATTGGTAAAGGTAAGATCACTCACTCTGGAGAACACATCACGGTTGTTACATACAGCCGCATGGTTCATCTTTGTGATGAAGTGGCTGCGAAATTGGCGCAAGAGGGAATCTCTGTTGAAGTGATCGATCTTCGCTCCATTTATCCTTACGACTGGCAGTTGATTAAGTCTTCCATTGAAAAAACAGGTCGTGTTCTTTTCGTGAATGAAGATACGGAAGTAACAAACTTTGGTGAGCACTTGGCTTATCGTGCAACTCAGGAGTTGTTCTATCAATTGATGGCACGTCCTCGTGTCCTTGCTGGTAAAAACTTGCCTGGTATCGGGCTTCATCCAAATCTTGAGAAGAACTCTGTGCCACAGCTTACTGATATTGAACTTGCGATTCGTGAAGTCGTAGCGGAAGTCCCATAA
- a CDS encoding class I SAM-dependent methyltransferase — MTKKEVNHRKKVRRRVNKKSAKILFDKYELYRKAVQSAENDVVFIRDTYKELKGKGARTFREDFCGTFALSTEWIKLNPRHEAIGIDLDPEPMAYGRQNYLIKMRPEQQRRMKLLEGNVLDANLPKADIVAAMNFSYFCFKQRDVLKKYFANVLKTLNKDGMFLVDIFGGSQCYDAIEDTIKHEGFTYYWDQTNFDPVTNEALFHIHFRVWGKKIEQVFSYDWRIWSIPEIRDIMHEVGFRKTHVYWEGTAKDGTGDGNFTRVDHGEACQSWIAYIVGEK; from the coding sequence ATGACGAAAAAAGAAGTGAACCACAGAAAAAAAGTCCGTCGTCGTGTTAATAAAAAAAGCGCGAAGATTCTTTTCGATAAGTACGAGCTTTATCGTAAAGCCGTACAATCGGCGGAAAACGATGTTGTTTTTATCCGCGATACCTATAAGGAATTAAAAGGTAAAGGCGCTCGTACTTTCCGTGAAGACTTCTGTGGAACTTTTGCTCTTTCGACAGAGTGGATTAAGTTGAATCCTCGTCACGAGGCGATCGGTATTGATCTTGATCCAGAACCGATGGCTTACGGTCGTCAGAATTATTTGATTAAGATGAGACCTGAACAGCAACGTCGTATGAAGTTGCTTGAAGGAAACGTTCTTGATGCAAATCTTCCGAAGGCTGACATTGTGGCTGCAATGAACTTCTCTTATTTTTGTTTTAAGCAAAGAGACGTTCTAAAAAAATATTTTGCGAACGTTCTAAAGACGTTGAATAAAGATGGAATGTTTTTAGTGGATATTTTCGGTGGCAGTCAGTGCTACGATGCCATTGAAGACACCATTAAGCACGAAGGCTTTACTTACTACTGGGATCAAACAAACTTTGATCCTGTGACGAATGAAGCTCTTTTCCATATTCACTTCAGAGTTTGGGGTAAAAAAATCGAGCAAGTTTTCAGTTACGACTGGAGAATTTGGTCGATCCCTGAGATCCGCGATATCATGCACGAAGTGGGCTTTAGGAAGACTCACGTGTATTGGGAAGGCACTGCTAAGGACGGCACGGGTGACGGTAACTTCACACGCGTTGATCACGGTGAAGCCTGCCAAAGCTGGATTGCCTACATCGTAGGTGAAAAGTAA
- a CDS encoding S1 family peptidase translates to MKKFVGPGLGLVLSVSLLAGCSSSKDAKAPAQCVPASQMDGIIGGVKVTAADALAKKVVLLLIKSGKDSSICTGTPVSRDVILTAAHCVKNADKVMAIFHTDITCESGFNKEKQSVIASDFLYHKDYSGRSNAENDVALVKLPTSIPSDYHVSKIYDGKSALSSDTVTLAGYGITAESGEGSMFLRTTQKSFKKDLYTTSTNVVMSQPDNGICSGDSGGPVFVEVRGELQILGVNSIVNGRTEATVCHGRGVSMYAPYYQDWVQRQIPNLR, encoded by the coding sequence ATGAAAAAGTTTGTGGGCCCGGGCTTGGGGTTGGTTTTGTCTGTTTCTCTTTTGGCGGGGTGTTCGTCTTCGAAGGATGCTAAAGCGCCTGCTCAGTGTGTTCCGGCTTCGCAAATGGATGGAATTATCGGAGGAGTGAAAGTAACGGCGGCCGATGCTTTGGCTAAGAAAGTCGTTTTGCTTTTAATCAAATCAGGCAAAGACTCTTCCATTTGCACGGGAACTCCGGTTTCTCGCGACGTCATTTTGACGGCAGCTCACTGTGTGAAGAACGCTGATAAAGTGATGGCGATTTTCCACACGGACATTACTTGTGAATCTGGATTTAACAAAGAGAAACAGTCTGTGATCGCGAGTGATTTCCTTTATCACAAAGACTACTCAGGACGTTCTAATGCGGAAAATGACGTGGCTCTTGTCAAACTTCCAACATCTATTCCTTCTGATTATCACGTTAGTAAAATCTATGACGGGAAAAGTGCTCTAAGTTCTGACACTGTGACCTTGGCAGGCTATGGTATTACGGCGGAATCAGGCGAAGGCTCTATGTTCCTTCGTACGACTCAAAAGAGTTTTAAAAAAGATCTCTACACGACTTCAACGAACGTTGTGATGTCACAACCTGACAACGGAATTTGTTCTGGAGATTCTGGCGGCCCGGTATTCGTGGAAGTACGTGGAGAGTTGCAAATTCTAGGCGTAAATTCCATCGTGAATGGTCGCACGGAAGCAACGGTGTGCCACGGTCGCGGAGTTTCTATGTATGCTCCCTATTACCAAGATTGGGTTCAAAGACAGATTCCAAATCTAAGATAA
- a CDS encoding phosphatidate phosphatase App1 family protein, whose protein sequence is MMKFSALILSLTLVSQAALAKILVISDIDDTIKVTHVLTKEGAATSFVDETSRFAGMPELYQLLKKSHKDIEFHYVSLAPWLLMRDKHEDFLEENDFPITKLDMNMGIKQDPELKQKVIRKLLDKKKPELVIYFGDNGQFDTVVYDQMVKEYPQIPHVSYIREAYSSLGESKYPTLPGQIGFVTTVEVAIDLIQKKILPANTYGSIEREVFKRLLRDEEGGETFGKMVFPWWQDCRDFKWQWTVENPSLQLLAIESAIAKKCQK, encoded by the coding sequence ATGATGAAGTTTTCAGCCTTAATTCTTTCTTTGACCCTTGTTTCGCAAGCGGCGTTGGCTAAGATTCTTGTTATCTCTGATATCGATGACACAATTAAAGTGACTCACGTTTTGACTAAAGAAGGAGCGGCAACCTCTTTTGTGGATGAAACCAGCCGCTTTGCCGGAATGCCGGAGCTTTATCAGTTGCTTAAAAAATCTCACAAGGATATCGAGTTTCACTATGTCAGTTTGGCGCCGTGGCTTTTGATGCGTGACAAGCATGAAGACTTTTTAGAAGAAAATGATTTTCCGATCACGAAGCTTGATATGAACATGGGGATCAAGCAAGATCCTGAGCTAAAGCAAAAAGTGATTCGTAAGTTGCTTGATAAAAAGAAACCTGAGCTGGTAATTTATTTCGGCGACAACGGTCAGTTTGATACTGTTGTTTATGATCAAATGGTGAAAGAGTATCCGCAGATTCCTCATGTGAGTTATATCCGTGAAGCTTATTCTTCTTTGGGTGAATCGAAGTATCCTACCTTGCCTGGACAAATTGGTTTTGTCACAACGGTTGAAGTCGCTATCGATCTTATTCAAAAAAAGATTTTACCTGCGAACACCTACGGATCTATCGAGCGCGAAGTTTTTAAACGTTTGCTTCGTGACGAAGAAGGTGGTGAGACATTTGGTAAAATGGTTTTCCCGTGGTGGCAAGATTGCCGTGATTTCAAATGGCAGTGGACGGTCGAAAATCCATCTCTGCAATTGCTGGCCATTGAAAGCGCGATTGCGAAGAAGTGTCAGAAGTAA